A window of the Herpetosiphon gulosus genome harbors these coding sequences:
- a CDS encoding MFS transporter, which produces MLEKRTLAQTLHIPRQWPYMFRALNHRNFRLFWFGQLISLIGSWMQSLALQWLVYQLTSSAFAMGTVAALTSLPVLLLSPFMGVVVDRYPKRWVVFWAQMGAMISSLILAILTFSDSVHYWHVLALALVNGVVNAVDMPARQAFTSEMIGNRDDLMNAIGLNASIFNGARAIGPAVAAMLVSAVGLAWAFLLNGLSFIAVLIGLMMMTGLIAPAPRKSDSSSVNDFMDGARYSLQTPLIRIILVLVLVPSILGFGYTSLLPIFADQILQTPLIPEGSTRLGAMMVANGIGALLAALRVARTNAQTDRRKLLLNGALGFGLGICLLAFNRSFWLALPIMTFTGFSMVSFLATANTILQTTAIDSLRGRVMGFYVMTLVGLGLVGSLQAGFVAEHWGTPIATGIGGLACVISALLGLRSKALLTLVPQKEQA; this is translated from the coding sequence ATGCTTGAAAAACGCACATTAGCTCAAACTTTGCATATTCCACGGCAATGGCCGTATATGTTTCGGGCGTTGAACCATCGCAATTTTCGCTTGTTTTGGTTTGGTCAACTTATTTCGCTAATTGGCTCATGGATGCAATCGCTGGCGTTGCAATGGCTGGTCTATCAACTGACTAGCTCAGCCTTTGCAATGGGCACGGTTGCCGCATTAACCTCATTGCCAGTGCTCTTGCTCTCGCCATTTATGGGTGTGGTGGTTGATCGCTATCCCAAGCGCTGGGTGGTGTTTTGGGCCCAAATGGGCGCGATGATTTCATCGTTGATTTTAGCAATTTTGACCTTTAGCGATAGTGTGCACTATTGGCATGTGTTAGCCTTAGCACTAGTCAATGGGGTGGTTAATGCCGTTGATATGCCAGCGCGTCAAGCCTTCACCTCAGAAATGATTGGCAATCGTGATGATCTGATGAATGCAATTGGCCTGAATGCCTCGATTTTCAATGGTGCACGGGCAATTGGGCCAGCCGTTGCCGCAATGTTGGTGAGCGCGGTTGGTTTGGCTTGGGCCTTTTTGCTGAATGGTTTGAGTTTTATCGCTGTGCTAATTGGCTTGATGATGATGACGGGCTTGATTGCGCCAGCGCCACGCAAAAGCGACAGCTCATCGGTGAACGATTTTATGGATGGCGCACGCTATTCCTTGCAAACGCCCTTGATTCGCATCATTTTGGTGTTGGTGCTGGTGCCAAGTATTTTGGGCTTTGGCTATACCTCGTTGCTGCCAATTTTTGCCGACCAAATTTTGCAAACACCACTTATCCCTGAAGGCTCAACCCGTTTGGGTGCGATGATGGTGGCGAATGGCATCGGCGCATTGTTGGCCGCGTTGCGAGTTGCCCGCACCAATGCCCAAACTGATCGGCGCAAATTATTGCTGAATGGGGCGCTTGGTTTTGGCCTAGGCATCTGTTTGTTGGCCTTCAACCGCTCGTTCTGGTTGGCCTTACCAATTATGACCTTCACCGGTTTTTCGATGGTCAGCTTTTTGGCTACCGCCAACACGATTTTGCAAACCACCGCGATTGACAGCTTGCGCGGACGGGTGATGGGCTTTTATGTGATGACCTTGGTTGGCTTGGGCTTGGTTGGGAGTTTGCAGGCTGGGTTTGTGGCTGAACATTGGGGCACGCCGATCGCAACTGGGATTGGTGGCTTGGCCTGTGTGATTTCGGCGTTACTTGGTTTGCGTTCCAAAGCCTTGTTGACCTTGGTTCCACAGAAGGAACAAGCCTAA
- a CDS encoding MogA/MoaB family molybdenum cofactor biosynthesis protein yields the protein MGYNDHAEAAAQHQAPVRCAIITISDTRTSETDKSGALTHELLTAAGFEVVEYRIIPDEPDQVAEFVQQCIARSDCDAVLTNGGTGIARRDATIEAIAPLLDKKLPGFGEIFRMLSYNEIGAGAMLSRAIAGIAGRTLVFCMPGSSGAVRLAMQSLILPELKHLVWEIARQ from the coding sequence ATGGGCTACAATGATCATGCTGAGGCAGCGGCGCAACATCAAGCACCAGTGCGCTGCGCAATTATTACTATTAGCGATACGCGCACCAGCGAAACCGATAAGAGTGGCGCACTGACCCATGAATTATTAACTGCCGCAGGCTTTGAAGTTGTCGAATATCGAATTATTCCCGATGAACCTGATCAGGTCGCTGAGTTTGTGCAACAGTGTATTGCGCGGAGCGATTGCGACGCTGTTTTAACCAATGGCGGCACTGGGATTGCCCGCCGCGATGCCACGATTGAGGCGATTGCCCCGTTGCTCGATAAAAAATTGCCGGGGTTTGGCGAAATTTTCCGTATGCTTTCCTACAACGAAATTGGCGCAGGAGCCATGCTTTCACGTGCGATCGCGGGTATCGCTGGCCGAACCTTGGTTTTTTGTATGCCTGGCTCGTCGGGAGCGGTGCGTTTGGCCATGCAATCGTTGATTTTGCCTGAACTAAAACACCTCGTTTGGGAAATAGCCCGCCAGTAA
- a CDS encoding HNH endonuclease, with amino-acid sequence MSRNLWQRDELILAFNLYYQIPFGKINAKNPQVIALAQLIRRSPGAVSFKLSNFASLDPTLKQRGIAGASHGSKADLAIWNEFYNNWEALAFESEQLLAKLSPAEAAEPETSLLELPIIEGLEREQLRRVRVNQHFFRKLVLAAYDQRCCITGLNIPSLLNASHIIPWAHAAEQRVNPHNGLCLNALHDRAFDRGLITITPDYRIQVASTLIKSSANSATNDLLLAYDQGQIEIPARFQPDPAFLRYHNQHIFQG; translated from the coding sequence ATGAGTCGAAATCTTTGGCAACGTGATGAATTAATTCTTGCCTTCAATCTTTATTATCAGATCCCTTTTGGTAAAATCAATGCCAAAAATCCCCAAGTAATTGCCTTGGCTCAATTGATCAGGCGTTCTCCAGGAGCTGTATCTTTCAAATTATCAAATTTTGCCAGCCTTGACCCAACCTTAAAACAACGTGGTATTGCAGGAGCAAGCCATGGCAGCAAAGCCGATCTAGCAATTTGGAACGAGTTTTATAATAATTGGGAAGCTTTGGCCTTTGAAAGTGAACAATTGTTGGCAAAATTATCGCCAGCAGAGGCAGCAGAGCCTGAAACGAGCCTGCTTGAACTGCCAATCATCGAAGGTTTAGAGCGTGAGCAACTCCGGCGAGTTCGGGTGAATCAGCATTTTTTTCGTAAACTGGTGCTCGCAGCCTATGATCAGCGTTGCTGCATCACTGGCTTAAATATTCCGAGTTTGTTGAATGCCAGCCACATTATCCCTTGGGCACATGCCGCCGAACAACGAGTCAATCCGCATAATGGGCTATGTTTGAATGCGTTGCATGATCGGGCTTTTGATCGTGGCTTGATCACAATTACTCCCGATTATCGAATTCAGGTTGCATCAACCCTCATCAAATCCTCAGCTAACTCGGCCACAAACGATTTATTATTGGCCTACGATCAAGGGCAAATTGAAATACCTGCACGGTTTCAGCCTGATCCTGCCTTTTTGCGCTACCACAATCAACATATTTTCCAAGGCTAG
- a CDS encoding class I SAM-dependent methyltransferase: MTMRQQLTQQYGTSNNLQARIAIHERFSTNPQDWVDWLWDVMQLPSEGRVLELGGGTGRLWHEHRHDLGQLQISYSDHSLGMVQTAKTQLADLAQLNFSQIDAHYLPFADASFDVVIANHMLYHVADQALALAEIRRVLKPNGTFFAATNGNQHMHEIKELIQAVDPSADVTPFSLSFTLENGKALLQSQFEQVEMIKFENNLAVTEVEPIVEYVRSTQRLSEENLAVCRELVSEQLAANQGLFPIQKAVGLFVCR; the protein is encoded by the coding sequence ATGACCATGCGTCAGCAATTAACCCAACAATATGGCACCAGCAATAATCTGCAAGCCCGCATCGCGATTCACGAGCGATTTAGCACCAATCCCCAAGATTGGGTCGATTGGCTGTGGGATGTGATGCAATTGCCGAGTGAAGGCCGAGTTTTGGAGCTTGGCGGCGGCACTGGGCGTTTATGGCACGAGCATCGCCACGATTTGGGCCAGTTACAAATTAGCTATAGCGACCATTCTTTGGGTATGGTGCAAACTGCCAAAACCCAACTTGCCGATTTAGCACAATTGAATTTTAGCCAGATCGATGCCCATTATTTGCCATTTGCTGATGCCTCGTTTGATGTAGTGATTGCAAACCATATGCTCTATCACGTTGCCGACCAGGCACTGGCTTTGGCCGAAATTCGCCGAGTACTCAAACCAAATGGCACATTTTTCGCGGCAACCAATGGCAATCAGCATATGCACGAAATCAAAGAACTGATTCAAGCCGTCGATCCTAGCGCCGATGTTACGCCATTCAGTCTGAGTTTTACGCTCGAAAATGGCAAGGCCTTGCTACAAAGTCAATTCGAGCAGGTTGAAATGATCAAATTCGAAAATAATTTGGCCGTGACCGAGGTTGAGCCAATCGTCGAGTATGTGCGTTCGACTCAACGCCTAAGCGAGGAAAACTTGGCAGTTTGTCGTGAGTTGGTCAGCGAACAGTTAGCTGCCAATCAAGGTCTATTTCCAATTCAAAAAGCAGTCGGTTTATTTGTGTGTCGCTAA
- a CDS encoding MFS transporter: MQQVPSTHVRHPMWPIYLCVAVTALGIGIINPLIPHLLEQNGADEFIVGLSTSVMFASLVLTGMPIGRTIDKFGIRLFLIVGLISYTVAMLAMPWTNNIPLFFMWRIFEGIGWSCVWTAAETYVSRVSSPAQRGHNTAVYGMSLASGTAAGPIIGTAVYEWTKNPVHPFLVAVAAAIVATVIVVLVVPEPHVAHTEHESGGVSFKITRPLILPLAIAFLYGYGTLSLVSLLPTLNYSNWELGTLISVTVIANIVAQVPIGRMLDRYGYRPLLIGSLSLLSAAALFSTLHPPFLLTLFLGMLLGAFAGTLYPIGLAVLAARVPPAKLGGASGMFTVCYGLGSFVGPALTGGVMAMVGDKHSDQALFGTIGCLVLALLGLMMTGIDRVNVKEEHPVSVASSGIKPPM; encoded by the coding sequence ATGCAGCAGGTTCCTTCGACGCATGTGCGTCATCCAATGTGGCCAATTTATCTCTGCGTTGCGGTTACTGCCCTTGGAATTGGGATCATCAACCCGTTGATTCCGCATTTGCTTGAACAAAATGGCGCTGATGAATTTATCGTGGGCTTGAGTACCAGCGTGATGTTCGCCAGCCTTGTGCTAACGGGCATGCCGATTGGTCGCACGATTGATAAATTTGGCATTCGACTATTTTTGATCGTTGGCTTAATTTCCTACACTGTTGCCATGCTCGCAATGCCATGGACAAATAATATCCCGCTCTTTTTTATGTGGCGGATTTTCGAGGGGATTGGCTGGTCGTGCGTTTGGACTGCCGCTGAAACCTATGTTAGCAGGGTTAGTTCGCCTGCGCAGCGTGGGCATAACACGGCAGTTTATGGAATGTCACTTGCCAGCGGTACAGCGGCTGGCCCAATTATTGGCACAGCAGTTTATGAATGGACCAAAAATCCTGTCCATCCATTTTTGGTAGCCGTTGCTGCGGCGATTGTGGCAACCGTAATTGTGGTATTGGTTGTACCAGAGCCACATGTGGCCCATACTGAGCATGAAAGCGGCGGCGTGAGCTTTAAAATCACCCGTCCGTTGATTTTGCCTTTGGCGATTGCCTTCCTCTATGGCTATGGCACGTTGTCGCTAGTTTCATTGCTGCCAACCCTCAACTACAGCAACTGGGAGCTTGGCACGCTGATTTCGGTAACCGTGATTGCCAACATCGTGGCCCAAGTGCCAATTGGGCGTATGCTTGATCGCTATGGCTATCGGCCATTGCTGATTGGCTCGTTATCATTGCTTTCGGCGGCAGCCTTGTTCTCGACCCTACACCCACCATTTTTGCTAACCCTATTTCTCGGGATGCTGCTAGGAGCGTTCGCTGGAACGCTCTACCCGATTGGTTTAGCAGTGTTGGCGGCACGGGTTCCCCCAGCCAAATTAGGCGGTGCAAGCGGTATGTTTACCGTTTGTTATGGACTTGGCAGTTTTGTTGGGCCAGCGTTAACTGGTGGCGTTATGGCCATGGTTGGCGATAAACATAGCGATCAAGCGCTGTTTGGCACGATTGGCTGTTTGGTGCTAGCCCTCTTGGGCTTGATGATGACTGGAATTGATCGGGTCAATGTCAAAGAGGAGCATCCGGTCAGTGTGGCTTCAAGCGGCATCAAGCCACCAATGTAG
- a CDS encoding SGNH/GDSL hydrolase family protein: protein MAGPLVLQVGDCTVACSYALPHQRGDALLQTRLRSVFADETLVHNEGLDGEATEDFLKRYDRTMARYPEIDLIIVRYGVNDRKRYGIGPFEAKLIELCDLFERDYPQAKIILETGIYVDYPAHYAFDRNSKLEPVYRMIAKLAQQRGYAVVDIFERMKRETQQGNWDLRARGFGSVDEDFPVLGPALDHIHGHDVRWFTNIHPNIQGIQTIVDEEISVITQTWPTGLRAIA from the coding sequence ATGGCTGGCCCGTTGGTTTTGCAAGTTGGTGATTGTACGGTTGCTTGTTCGTATGCATTGCCGCATCAGCGTGGCGATGCCTTGCTGCAAACCCGTTTGCGTAGCGTCTTTGCCGACGAAACGCTTGTCCATAATGAAGGCTTAGATGGTGAAGCAACCGAGGATTTTCTCAAACGCTATGATCGCACGATGGCTCGCTATCCCGAAATCGATCTGATTATTGTGCGGTATGGCGTGAATGATCGTAAACGCTATGGGATTGGGCCATTTGAAGCCAAATTGATCGAGCTTTGCGATTTGTTCGAGCGCGATTATCCCCAAGCCAAAATTATCTTGGAGACTGGTATTTACGTCGATTATCCAGCACATTATGCCTTTGATCGTAACTCCAAGCTTGAGCCAGTTTATCGGATGATTGCCAAACTTGCCCAGCAGCGTGGTTATGCGGTGGTCGATATTTTCGAGCGAATGAAACGCGAAACCCAACAAGGCAACTGGGATTTACGGGCGCGTGGTTTTGGCTCAGTCGATGAGGATTTTCCGGTATTGGGGCCAGCACTTGATCATATTCATGGCCATGATGTGCGTTGGTTTACCAATATTCACCCAAATATCCAAGGCATCCAAACGATTGTTGATGAAGAAATCTCCGTAATTACCCAAACCTGGCCAACTGGGTTGCGGGCAATAGCGTGA
- a CDS encoding aspartate carbamoyltransferase catalytic subunit encodes MSSPTTTPRRRHVLDLDDWSADELRTLLTIATQMKDVLERPVKQVPTLRGKIVVNMFWEDSTRTRSSFELAAKALSANVLSLGAKDTSVKKGESLVDTVRTVQALGADYIVMRHGQSGSPYLVAQHFRGSVINGGDGRHAHPSQALLDLFTMHERLGELADKKVVIVGDILHSRVARSNLWALTTMGAKVVVCGPPTLIGPAKYWQSTWPKVEISHSLDQAAAGADVLMALRLQHERMEGGLLPSLREYSRRFGLNATRVASANSNVIVMHPGPMNEGVEIMPDVATGPHSVIETQITNGVAMRMALFYYLATGSEQV; translated from the coding sequence ATGAGTTCGCCAACCACTACTCCGCGCCGTCGGCATGTGCTTGATCTTGATGATTGGAGTGCCGATGAGTTACGCACGCTCTTGACCATCGCCACCCAGATGAAGGATGTGCTGGAGCGTCCGGTTAAGCAAGTGCCAACCTTGCGCGGCAAAATTGTGGTCAATATGTTTTGGGAAGATAGCACCCGCACTCGTTCATCATTTGAACTGGCGGCCAAAGCGCTCTCGGCCAATGTGCTCAGCCTTGGAGCCAAAGATACCAGCGTCAAAAAAGGCGAATCGTTAGTTGATACGGTGCGCACGGTGCAAGCCTTGGGAGCCGATTATATTGTGATGCGCCATGGCCAAAGTGGCTCACCCTATCTTGTGGCTCAGCATTTCCGTGGCTCAGTGATTAATGGTGGCGATGGTCGTCATGCCCATCCATCACAGGCCTTGCTTGATCTGTTTACGATGCACGAACGGCTGGGCGAGCTGGCCGACAAAAAAGTGGTGATTGTTGGTGATATTTTGCATAGCCGCGTGGCTCGTTCGAATTTGTGGGCACTCACAACGATGGGGGCCAAAGTGGTGGTTTGTGGCCCACCAACCTTGATCGGCCCTGCCAAATATTGGCAAAGCACCTGGCCCAAGGTTGAAATTTCGCATAGCCTTGATCAAGCGGCTGCAGGTGCTGATGTGCTGATGGCTTTGCGTTTGCAACACGAACGAATGGAAGGCGGCTTGCTACCATCATTGCGCGAATATAGCCGCCGCTTTGGCCTGAATGCCACCCGCGTCGCCAGCGCCAACTCCAACGTGATTGTGATGCACCCAGGCCCGATGAACGAAGGCGTGGAGATTATGCCCGATGTGGCAACTGGCCCGCATTCAGTGATTGAAACCCAAATTACCAATGGCGTAGCCATGCGCATGGCCTTGTTCTACTACCTCGCCACTGGTAGCGAACAGGTTTAG